The Desulfococcus multivorans DNA window CTTTCACCGGGAGAAGGGCACGCTCTGCCAGGGATGCCACCACAACAGCCCCGTCTCGAAAAAGCCGCCCAAGTGCGCCACGTGCCATGGCAAGCCTTTTGATGAGCGAACGCCCATGAGGCCGGGGCTGATGGGAGCGTATCACCAGCAGTGCATGACCTGCCACGCGGAAATGAAGCTGGAAAAGCCTGCCGGATGTACCGGCTGCCACAAAGAGAAGAAGCAGTAACTATATCAATTTCCCTATCTCCGGTCGTCCGTCGGCCCGATTTGAAACGGGCCGACGGATCTCGACGGCGGGAGATACGTCAAACCGACTGAGGAACTGAATATGTCCGTATCCCGAAGAAGATTTCTAACATGGATGGGCGGTGCGAGCTTTGCTACAGCCGTTGGGCGAAAAGCTCATGCCGGAACGAACAAAGAGTTCAAAGGATACCCAGACAGCATGGGCGTGTTGCACGACACGACGCTGTGCGTCGGATGTCGACGCTGTGAGGAAGCCTGTAACAAGGTTAACGATCTCCCGGCGCCGGACGTATCCTTTCGGGACGAATCCGTTCTGAACCAGGAGCGAAGAACCACCGCCAAGGCCTATACCGTCGTCAACAAGTATGCGGATCCCGATCGCCCCGGAGGGGTGACCTTCCGTAAACTTCAATGCAATCACTGCAAGGAGCCTGCCTGCGCATCGGCATGCTTTGTCAAAGCGTTCAAGAAGACCCCCGAAGGTGCCGTGGTTTATGATGCTTCGGTCTGTGTCGGGTGCCGATACTGCATGGTGGCTTGCCCCTTCAATATCCCGGCCTACGAGTATGAAAAGGTTCTCGATCCCAGGGTGATGAAGTGCACCATGTGTCACCCGCGAATTCTCGAGGGTAAAATCCCCGGCTGTGTGGAGGTCTGCCCCGTTGAAGCGCTTACCTTTGGAAAACGTGAGGACCTTATCAGGATCGCCCGGGATCGCATTCGGAAATACCCGGAAAAATATGTCGATCACATCTATGGCGAATATGAGATGGGCGGTACCAACTGGTTGTACATTACCGGCACCCCATACGAAGAGATCGGGATGCGCGAGGATCTCGGCACCACGTCCGCGCCGGAGTTGACGGCGGGGGCTCTCGGGGCGGTGCCCATCGTCGTCGGTCTGTGGCCGGTGCTGTTGACCGGCATATGGGCCATGACCCAACGGAAAGAGAAGATTTCGGCGGAGGAGAAAAAAGAGGCCGTGGCGCAGGCGGTAGCCAAAACCGAGGCTGAGGCCGAAGAGGCCATGGCCGCGGCCATGGAGAAGGCAAGGAAGGATCAGGACGCCGCCGTCAAAAAGGAAGTGAAAAAGGCCCTTGAAGAGGCTAAAAAGGCCAAGGAGGAGGGTACGGACAAGAAGGAGGAGGATGTCTGATGTCTGAGCAAAACGTCGTCGCCAAAAAATCATTTTTTCCGACGGATCGATCCCTGTATACCCCCTTCAATGTAGTCTGCGGGGTGATCCTGCTGGTGGGGCTGCTTCTGACCGTGATGCGGTTCACCGGCGGGTTGGCCGCGGTGACCAACCTGGATGACAATTATCCCTGGGGGCTGTGGATCGGATTCGACCTGATGGCCGGCGTCGCGCTGGCAGCGGGCGGTTATACGACCTCGGCCGCGTGCTACATTTTCGGGATAAAGCGCTTCCATTCGGCGGTCCGTCCGGCCATTCTCACCGGTTTCCTGGGCTACGCCCTGGTCGTGGTGTCGCTGAATTACGATGTCGGCCGACCGTGGCGGCTGCCTTATCCGTTTGTCGTGCAGCGGGGCACCACCTCCCTTCTCTTCGAAGTGGCCGCGTGTGTGGCCCTCTACCTGACGGTGCTCTTCCTGGAATACTCCCCTGCCGCTTTGGAATGGCTGGGCTTCAAGAAACTGCGAAACACCCTGGTCAGGATCACCATGGTGTTGACCATTTTCGGCGTGGTGCTGTCCACCTTGCACCAGTCCTCCCTGGGTGCGCTTTTTCTGATTGCACCGTCCAAGCTGCATCCCTTCTGGTATTCCACCTATATTCCGGTCTATTTTTTCATATCCAGTATTATCGCCGGACTATCGATGGTGATTTTCGAGGGAACCCTGTCCCACAAATATTTCCATGACAAAATGGATGCGACTTACCGGTCGGAGCATGACGGTCTGGTGCTCGGCTTCGCTAAAGGAGCATCCTTCGTCATGGCCGGCTACGTCATCATCAAGATCATCGGCATCGCCGTCGAGAATCAGTGGCATCTGCTGGCGACGCCTTACGGGCTGTGGTTCCTTGTCGAACTGATCGGCTTCGTGGCCCTGCCCTGCTATCTGTATGCGGTGGGCGCCCGGGACAAGAACCTGAAGCTGATTCAGCGGACATCCATCATCGCCGTGCTGGGCATTATTCTTAACCGGCTCAACGTGTGTATCATCGCCTTCAACTGGTATCTGCCCTGGAGTCAGAAGTATATTCCCCACTGGGGGGAGGTCGGATTGACGATCTTCATGCTGACCGTCGGCGTCCTCGTCTTCAGGTTCATTGTCACGCGACAGCCGATTTTCTATGAACATCCCGAATACCAGGCACATCATGCTGAAGACCTCGATGTACACCACAAAGCACAACACTAAAGATAACGGACCTTGGAGGACCATGTTATGGACGGCATATTTTACACGCTTCAGGATTTCATGACCCATACCAAAGGGGTTACCTATATCATTATGGTGCTGGCTTTGATCAGCATCACCGCGTTCTGGCGTTTCCTAACCGACAGAGATGACGATTAACCGTCGGCACAAAAGGAGATTATAATATGGAGATGGATATATATAAATTGGTAACCGGACCGGTGGCGTGGTTGGCGTTCGGCATCTTTTTCATCGGGGTTATCGTCCGAGCCGCACTCTATATCAAGGGTCTGGACTGGCAGATGGATCGCGTCGCCTATACCGCTCACCGAAAGCACGGTATCAGGGGTGCCATAAGATCCATCGCGGCGTGGCTTGTTCCTTTCGGGACCCACAGCTGGCGGTTCTATCCCTTTTTCACCATCGTATTTTTCACATTCCACATCGGGTTGCTGGTGGTGCCGATTTTTCTTCAGGGTCATTCGATCCTCCTCAAAGAGCGGTTCGGCTTCGGCCTTCCGACCATATCCGATTTCAGCGCCGACATGCTCACTATCGGCGTGATGACGGCAGCGGTGTTCCTTGTGCTGCGGCGTCTGGCGCTTCCGGAGGTTCGTATCATTACGACCTGGTATGATTATCTGGTGCTTGCCATTGCCGTAGCGCCGTTTCTGACGGGTTTTCTGGCGGCACACCGGATCGGGAACTATAATTTCTGGTTGATATCACACATCATAACAGGCGAAATCATGCTGGTGGCGATTCCGTTCACCAAACTTTCCCACTTTGTCCTTTTCTTCATGAGCCGAATGCAGATCGGTATGGATTTCGGCATCAAACGCGGCGGCATGAAAAGCAAGGGGATGGCGTGGTAGTTCTGACGATACAGGGTGGATCGGACCGCGGGACCGGCTCCGCCTGCAACGGATAATAGAGATAACGAGGTATCCATCATGGCATTAGGCAAGCTCTGCAACAGAGAACCCGTCAATACCCTGGAGCAACTTCAAGAGCTCCTGAACGACAAGGGCGGCAAACAATATTATGAAGAAATGAGCGATCTTGACGTCGATCAGGCGCTCTTGTGGAATACCATCCAGAAAACCATCAAGGCCAAATCCAGGATCAAAACCTGGCTCGAGATCTGTGCCCACTGCGGCATGTGCGCCGACAGCTGTTTTCTCTATCTGGCCAACAACAAGGATCCCGAACAGGTGCCTTCCTACAAGATCCAGTCGACGCTGGGGGAGATCGTCAAACGGAAAGGCAAGGTCGACAACGCCTTCATGCAGAAGGTCATGGACACCGCATGGTCCAAATGCACCTGTTGCAACCGATGCGGCCTTTACTGTCCCTTCGGTATCGACATGGGCGTCATGTTCAGCTATCTCAGGGGATTGTGTTTCCAGCAGGGATTCATTCCCTGGGAGATGAAGATCGGTTCCGGAATGCATCGGGTCTTTCGTGCCCAGATGGATGTCACCACTGAGGACTGGGTTGAAACCTGCGAGTGGATGGCCGAGGAGTGGGAAGAGGATTGGCCCGGCCTGGAGATCCCTGTCGACAAGGAGAACGCGGACATCCTCTACACCGTAAACGCCCGGGAGCCTAAACACTATCCCGAGGATCTGGCGGAGGCGGCGGTGCTCTTCCATCTGGCGGGTGAGAACTGGACCGTTCCCAGTGAAGGTTGGGAGGAGACCAGTCTTGCCATGTTCGCCGGGGACTGGGAGGGGTGCAAGCTGCAAGTTCAGTCGGTATATGATGCCATGAAGCGTCTGAACCCCAAACGGATGGTCGTCACCGAGTGCGGTCACGCCTACCGCGCCACCGTCATCGAAGGCCCTTACTGGGCCGGCCTGAAGGACGGCCAAACCCCCATTCCCAGTCTTCATTATGTCGAGTGGGTGGCCGAAGCCCTGAGGACCGGAAAGCTCAAGATCGATCCGGCCAAGCGGATCAAGGAGCCGGTAACCTATCAGGATTCCTGCAACTATATCCGTAACGCCGGTCTGGCCGACTGCGCGCGTGAAATCATGAGCTATATTGCCGAGGATTTTCGCGAAATGACCCCCAACCGCGAGCATAATTTCTGCTGCGGCGGCGGCGGCGGTTTCAACGGCATCGGGCGATACCGGAAGGAGCGGAACATCGGACTGAAGGTCAAATGTGATCAGATCCTGGCCACCGGCGCAAAACTGGTCATCTCACCGTGCCATAACTGCTGGGATGCCATCCGTGATCTGGAAGAGGTTTTTGAGGTCGGCATCCGGTGGAGCTTCCTCAAGCCGCTTCTGTTGAAAATGGTCATCGTTCCGGATCATCTGAAGCCGTCTGAGGAGGAATAATCTCGAATCATGAATCAGGTCACGCTGAAGGCCGACGGTACCCTGGCGGAAGGGGGTAAGGCGGCGGAGGCCGACCCCCTGTTGTATCTGGGGTGCCAGGTGGTCCTCGAGGAAGCCTGCACCCTCAGAAGTGTTTTTCGGATGCTGGAGCGATACCCGGCCTATCAGAAACTGAACGCCTTCTGGCCCTCTTATCTGGCACAGTTTCACAACAGTCCGGATTCAGGATGCCTTTACGACGGATTCAGATTTTTGGAATTTTCAAAGAACGTCGAGATGATCGGATTTCCGGGAAAGCCCCGCGTGGAAATCTACAACTCCTTTTACGGCGTTGGAGATGGCGGGGAGGCGGTGATGCTCAGGTCCGTCCCTCTGGAAAATTTGCTGGACATGCCGGTCAAGCTGGGCCGTCTGAAACATATCGTATTCGGTGATCGGGTTGATGTGCTGGCATTTGACACGGTTTTCAATCTCTTTGAATTGATCGACGGGATTCTATGGGAACTTGGCTTTCAGGGGACGCTGATGGCCTGTGAATTGAGGAGGTAAACAATGTTCAAGAAGATATTATTTGCAACGACGGCCACGCCGGCTTGCGACAATGCAGCCCATGTCGCCTTTGATCTGGCCAGGAAATATCAGTCGGAACTGACGGTCCTGCATGTTTTCGGCCGCCCGTCACGAGGATTCAGCGCCACGGTCACCGACAGCAGAAGCGGTGAGGAAGACTATGTGGATGCCGATTACGTGGAATGGGTCAAGGATGAGATGAAGACCTATTATGCCGAACAGAGCAAGGCATCCGGTGTGGAACCGACGATGTTGCCGGTGGTGGGCATCCCCCACACCGAGATCCTGCGCTACCTTCGCAAATCGGACGTCGATCTGTTGATTATGGGTGCCCACTCCCGACAGGAGGATCCCGGCGCCACCCGCTATCGGAGTGTTGTGGGCAGCACAATGCAGCGGGTCGCCAAGGCCGCCCGATGTCCGGTTTTAATCGTGAGCCGCCCGTGCACTACCTGCCTCTGGTATTTTTCCAATATCATTTTCGGAACGGATTTTACGAAGGCATCGGATTCCGCTTTTAAATTCGCTTTTAAACTCTGTAAGGAAATCGGGGCAAAGCTCTATATGTTTCATGCCCTGGATCTCAGCAGCGTTCAGTCGGGAACCGTCCTCGAACAGTCGGAGATCGAGGCGATGATCAAGGCGGCCCAAAGAAAGATGGAACTCAAATATGTCTCCCAGATGGGCGATTACGACAACTATGAGATTGAAATATGGGAAGGGATCCCCTATGTCGAAATCCTGAAGTATGCCCGGGAGAAAAACGGCGATCTCATTGTCATGGCTCACCACACGAGAGAGATCGATCCCGAGCAGGCGCTCCTGGGAAGCACGGTAGAGCAGGTGGTCCTCAGGGCATCCTGCCCGGTGGCGAGCGTGAACCGTCCAGACAAGGTGTCGGATTAGTCGATTTCCAAATGGGGAGATCGGGTTTTCATACGGGGTTTCCATGAAGAAGAAAAAGGTTCTGGTTGTAGACGATGAACTGGACATGAGGATCTATATTTCAACGGTCTTCGAGACGAGTGGGTATGAAGCGGTCACGGCGAGAGACGGAAAAGACGGTCTGGCCAAAGCCAGAAAGTTGCTCCCGGACCTGATCATTCTGGATATCATGATGCCGGGGGAAGGGGGCGTCCTCATGTACCGGCATCTGAAATCCGACGATGTCTTGAAAGATATCCCCGTTCTGATGCTCTCCGGGGTCGGGAAACAGACCTTTTTTCATTACCTGAAGATGATGAATATTCAGCCGGACGACGCCATCCCCGAACCTGAAGCCTATGTCGAAAAGCCGCCCAAGCCGAATGAATTGCTGGAGATTGCGGAATCCTTGCTTCGGCCGGCGGCTTGAGACGTTCTTTCCCGTCATTATCCATTCGTTGCTTCCATGTCGTCCAAAGCGTCCCCCTTGGCGTTAACTTCTTACCAGGTGGTTCCATATGGACAAACGACTCTTGCTGGTAGATGACGAAGACGATATCCGGGAAATCCTTTCCATTTATCTTGCCGATCTGGGGTATGCCGTCGATGCGGTCGCCGACGGCGTCGAAGCCCTCGAAGTGTATCGCCGAGAGCGACCGCCTCTCGTCATTACCGATATCAAGATGCCCGGCATCGACGGCATCGATCTCCTGAGGGAGATCAAGCAGATGGATTCGGACACGGAAGTTATTATGATCACCGGCCACGGCGATCTTGATCTGGCCATCAAGAGCTTGAAGCACGAGGCCACCGATTTCATCACCAAGCCCATCAACCATGACATCCTCGATCTGGCGGTCAACCGTGCCTGGGAAAAGATCACCATGCGCCGGCAAATCCGCGAACACACCGAAAATATCCATCGTCTGGTTCAGGAAGAGCTGCGCGTCACCCGCCATAAGTACCATCAGCTTTTCGAAGCGGCACCCTGTTATATCACCGTTCAGGATCGACACCTCAAGATTACCGAAAGCAATCGGCTTTTCAAGTCCCACTTCGGCGACGCCGCCGGTCTGAGTTGCTATGCCGCCTACAAACACCGACAGGAGCCATGTCCGGAATGCCCGGTGTTGATGACGTTCGATGACGGAGAGTCCCACCGGACCGAGACGGTCGTAACAGCGAAGGACGGCCGCCAATACAATGTGCTGATTACCACGGCGCCCCTTCGGGATGCCGCCGGTCGGATCACCCATGTCATGGAGATGTCCATCGATATCACCCAGATTCGGCAGCTCCAGGATCAGCTCACCAATCTGGGACTGTTGATCAGCTCGGTTTCCCACGGGGTCAAGGGCTTGCTGACCGGCATGGACGGCGGCATCTATATGCTGCGGTCCGGGATCAGGAAGGAGGACATCGCGTTGATGGAAGAGGGGATGGAGATTGTGAGGCAGATGGGGATGCGACTCCGCAAGCAGGTGCTCGACATCCTCTATTACGCCAAAACCCGAGAGCTTCAGACCGAGAAGGTCGAGGTGCAGGCCTTTGCCGAAAGCGTCGCCAATACCGTCGTTCCCAAGGCCGAAGCCGCCGGCGTCGCGTTCGTTCGGATGTTCGATCCTTCGCCGGGCGTCATGGAAATCGATCCGGACGTGGCGACGGCCGCCCTGGTCAACATCCTTGAAAACGCCATCGACGCCTGCAGCGAGAAGATGGACAAGGCTGCCCACCAGGTCGTGTTCACTGTCAAGGGTGAACCTGATGCAGTGCTTTTTGAGGTCCAGGACGACGGCATCGGCATGGACCGTGAAACCCGTGAGAAGATGTTTACCTTGTTTTTTTCCAGCAAGGGAAACAAGGGCACCGGTCTGGGACTCTTCATCGCCCACAAAATGGTCGATCAGCACGGGGGAGATATTACCGTGGACTCCACGCCGGGGAAGGGGAGCCGGTTTCGAATACGACTGCCGAGGATGCAACCCGGGAAGAATGCGCGACCGTTGAACGGGGGATGAACCATGCAGGTTAATCTGCCTATTCTTTTGCTTTTACTGTGTGTCGGAACGCTGGTTTGCTTCCTGATGCTCAAATTGGTTCGACAGCGTCGGGAGTACCGTATCCTGTTTGAAAGCGTACCCTGCACGATCTCCATTCAGAACAAGAACTTCGAAATTATTCGATACAACCGTGAATTTGCCGACACCTTCGACATCAGCCAGGGGAAATACTGCTACACGGTCTATAAGGGCCTCCGTGAGCGGTGTGTGTCCTGCCCCGTTTCCAGGACCTTCAATGACGGCAAATCGCATTACAGCGAGGAGGAGCGGACCAACAAGGATGGATCGAAGAAGTTCTGGATCGTCAAGACCGCACCCATCCGCAACACCAAGGGCGAGATAACGGCCGCCATCGAGATGTGTCTGGATGTGACCCATCGAAAGGAACTCGAAGAGGAGCTTTCCCGATCCGAAAAGAAGTATTACGCTATTTTTAACAACATTCCCAATCCGGTATTTGTTCTGGATCCCGATTCTCATCGAATTCTGGATTGCAACCGGAGTGTCGAGGCGGTTTACGGCTATGCGCAATCCGAGGTTATCAGCCGTTCCTTTCTCGACTTTTTCGTTGAAGAGGACAAATCTCATTACGAGTTCAATCTCAACAAAGCCAGCGAGATTAATCAGGTCAAGCAGGTGACCAAAGACGGAGCGATTCGCTTTGTCAACATCCGGATTTCGCCTACCGAATTTCTGGGGCAGCACGTGCTTCTCGTGACCGCAGGCGATATCACCAAGCGACTCGAGGCCGAGCATCAGCTTTCCCAGGCCAGTAAGCTTGCGACATTGGGCGAGATGGCAACCGGCGTCGCCCATGAATTGAACCAGCCCCTTACCGTCATCAAAATGGCCAGTACCTTTTTTATGAAAAAGATCAGCCAGAACGAGGCGATACCGGCGGAGATTTTGCGCAATATGTCCGAGAAGATCAGTAACAACATCGATCGGGCGAATCGGATCATCAATCACATGCGGGATTTCGCCAGAAAATCGGATATGCGGCTGGACAAGGTCCAGGTCAACGATGTCCTGGGAAAAGCCTTTGAAATCTTCAGCCAGCAATTCAAGTTGAGGCAGATCGCGGTGACCTGGGAGCTACAAAAGAATCTTCCCGTCATCATGGCCGATGCGGGCCGGCTGGAACAGGTTTTCATCAATCTTCTGGTCAATGCCCGCGACAGCATCGAGAAAAGATGGGCCAAGTCAGACCCGAATGCCGTTTCCGAAAAGCGGATTTTTTTGAAGACGGCCCTGAAAGGCAAAAAGGTGGTCGTTGAGGTGGAAGACACCGGTACGGGGATTCCCAAAGGCATTCAGAACAAGATCTTCGAGCCCTTCTTCACAACGAAGGAGGTGGGAAAGGGAACAGGTCTTGGGCTTTCCATCAGCTACGGTATCGTCAAGGATTTTCACGGCGAGATCCGGTTGTGCGACCCTTTTCACGGCGGTGCGTGTTTCCATTTGGAATTTCCCATCCATCAACTGACACAAGATGTGGAACATGGAAAAAAATAAAATATTGCTGGTCGATGACGAAGAAGATATCCGGGATATTCTGGGGATCGTGCTTACGGATATGGGATATCGGATCTATTCCGCAAAAGATGGTGAAGAAGCCCTGCGGATATTCGATCGGGAACTCCCGTCGATAGTGCTGACCGACATCAAGATGCCGGGAATGGACGGCATCGAACTCCTGAGGGAAATCAAGCGTCGGGCACCCGAGACGGAAGTGATCATGATCACCGGTCACGGGGACATGGAATTGGCGGTTAAAAGCTTGAAATACGAGGCAACGGATTTCATCACCAAACCCATCAACGACGATATTCTGGAAATTGCCCTCAGGCGGGCCAACGAACGCATCGTCATGAAGAAACAGCTCACGATGTACACCGAAAACCTGGAGCGGTTGGTGGAGGAAAAGACCCGAAAGCTGGTGGAGACCGAGCGTCTGGCGGCCATCGGCCAGACGGCGGCCGGATTGGCCCATGCCATCAAGAATATCACCGGGGCGCTGGCCGGCGGCGTTTTCGTGCTGGACAAGGGGTTCGAACTGGGGAACCGTCAATACATCCGGAAGGGATGGAAAATCGTCAAGAAAAATGTTAAAAAAATCAATAATGTCGCTGTTGAGTTGCTGAATTTTGCCAGTGAAAGAAACCCCAGCTACCAGCATTGCGATCCCAATGGACCGGCGCGGGAGATTTACGAACTGATCAAGCCCCAGGCGAGGGAATACGGCATCACCTTTCATCTGAAGGTGGATGAAGACCTCCCCTATGTCTGGTTCGATCCCGATGGAATCCACCGGGCCCTCCTGAATCTCGTCACCAATGCCATGTATGCGTGCATGGACATTCGATGTACGCTCAAGAAAAAGGAGATCACGCTTCGTACCTTGCGGTCTCCCGGCTGGGCCGTCGAATATCAGGTGGAAGACACCGGCTGCGGGATGGAGGAGGAGATAAGGGGCAGGATTTTCCGGAATTTTTTCAGCACTAAAGGTTATGACGGAACCGGTATGGGTCTCATGATCACCAAGAAAATCATCGATGAGCACGGCGGAACCATCGAGGTCCGTTCCCAAAAAGAGGTTGGAACGATCTTCTCGATCCGGCTGCCGCAAACGCGTCGAATGGATTGAGCGGAGGATATCATGATCCGGAAGCCCGCGGTTTCAGGTTTAGGCGACGGGTCGATCAACATGGAGAGAGAGCGTTAGTTATGGAACAAGCCTACAGCATCGTTATTGTCGAGGATCATCGTATTCTTCGGGAAGGACTCCGTTCCCTTCTTTCTCAAAATCCGGATTTCAACATCGTCGGAGAGGCGGAAAACGGACTTGATGCGATCCGACGCGTCCGGGAACTCATGCCGGATTTGGTCCTGATCGACCTTTCCATGCCCAAGATGGACGGCCTTGACGCCATTCGCGAGATCAAGGGGGAGTTTCCCGACATCAAGTTGCTGGTGCTCACCGTACACAAGGCCGAGGAGTATGTGTTCGCTGCCCTAAAGGCCGGGGCGAACGGCTACCTGCTGAAGGACAGCACCTATACGGAACTCCGGTTGGCCATCGAAAACGTGTTGGCCGGGCGGACCTATCTCAGCCCGGGTGTTTCGGAGAAGTTGGTGGCCTCCTACCTGGAAGGCAAGAAACCGCCTCAGAGCGAGTCCTCTCTGGATGCCCTCACCCAGAGGGAGCGACAAATCCTCAAGATGATCGCCGAGGGCCACAAAAACCGAAAGATCGCGGAATATCTCTGCATCAGCGTCAAGACTGTCGAAAAGCACCGTTCCAACCTTATGAAAAAGCTGGATCTCCACAATGCTTCGGAACTCACCGCATACGCTATCGAAAACGACCTCATTACCCAATGAGGTACTCCTGAAGCTGATGCCGGGCCTCTGCGAAGCACGTCAATAAGACCTTACGCATGAGTAACCCCATCGGGCTTCCACCCGGGTGCCCTTGCCCGGAGACGACGTGATGCGGAACGACCCTCCCGAGAGTTCGGCGCGTTCTTTCATTCCGGTCAGACCAAAAGCCAGAGCCGAAGATCCCGAGGTCATGAACCGGTCCACGCTGAATCCGCGTCCGTTGTCCTCAATCCGTAATTCAAGAGCATTGTCCTTTTTCCCCAGGTAGATCGACACTGCTCCGGCGTCGGCATATTTGGCGATATTGTTCATGGCTTCCTGAACAATCCTGAAGATGATGATCTTGAGGGTTTCGGGTACCTGATCCTCCTCGATCTCAATGGTTTTCGTCAGGCGGATATGGGAGTAGACGGAAGTGAACTGCCTGCAGAACCATCCGATGGTGGCCAGAATGCCCAGATCGTCGAGAATGGAGGGGCGCAGGTTCATGATGATGTTGCGGATTTCTTCCGAACTTTCCTGCAGAAGGGGCACCAGCGCATCCAGACTTTTGATCGCCTGGCGGGCCACTTTGCCGTCGAGCTGTTGGATAACGGTCTCTACCATGAACTTGACGGCGGAAAGGCATTGACCGATGCCGTCGTGGAGATCCGCGGCGATGCGTTTCCGCTCCGCTTCCTGAGCGTTCAGGAGACGGCTGGAAAGAACTTCCAGGTCCCGGGTCCGCTCTCTGACGCGCCGTTCCAGTTTGTCCCGGGCCTCGCGAAGAGCAACCTCCTTTCGCTTACGGTCCCTTTCCACATCAATGCTGTGAAGGGCGTAGGCGATGTCGTCCGCCACATCCTTGAAGAGTTCGTGCTCCTCAGGATCCTGACTGTAGGCAATTGGAACGGAGACTGTGAGAATACCGTATATGCGGCCGTCATGTTCGAGCCGGGCCGAGATGGACCCCCTTCCGTCATACATATAGGATACCGGGCAGTTGAGGCATTCCCGGCACGGATTCGTGGTGACCAGAAACCGGTCTTCACTCAGCACCATGTGACAGCATCGCGGCATGCGGTCGTTCTCGATTTTTTGGAGGATTTTCTGGAAATCCGCGCCCAGGCCCGCTTCCGAACCCGTGGTAACGCGCCCGTGTTCATCCACCAGGACGATCCAGGCATTGTGGAAGCTCCGCTTTTCGATAAGACTCGAGCAGATGCCCTGGATCAGCGATTGAGGGTCCTTTTCCTTGATGATGAGTCGGCTGACATCGCGGATGGAGCTCAACACCGCATTGAGGTGGCTGATCTTGTCCTTTTCTTCGCGGCGCTGGGCGATCCGGTTTTTCAGCCCCTCGACCCGGGTCGCCAGTTCTAAGCATTCGTTGTAGATTGACGTGTCATTCATGGTATGATCGACTATTCGGGAATAGGGTTGTTCTCAATAAACTACTGTATAGTGTTTAAATTGAAAATACAACGCGCATTTTCAGCAGATAGGCGACGTCAAGGGCGTTAAGTTCGGTGTCTGTCCGTCGTTGACGGCGGGCATGGCATTTTCAGGAATGTCGGCCGGAAAGAAGGGTGTAAGCGGTTGGGATCCTGGGATCTACTGCAGGCAGTTCGGATCTACAGTCATTGAGGTTCTTCAGTACGGCAATGACGGCAGGGCGACCTGGGAAGCCGGACGGATCAGGGGGTCGGCTCCACCCGAATGGCGTACCGGCGGCCCCCCATGCGGAGAATGTAGGCATTGTCTTCCCCCTCGAGCATACGCGAGAGTTTGAGAAGGCCCCGTTCGCTGAATTTTATCCGTTCATCTTCCCGCATGATATAAAGCTGGTCGGCTTTGATAAAAAGTGTTTCCGGGGAAAGGGGCAGGGTTTCGCCGGTGTTGAGGTGGAGACGGATCGGGTCGGCATCTTCGACGTCGACGACGAAGAGGGGTGTGTCTTCATAAGAAAAATAGACTTTCTCAATATAGTCGCCGTTGACCTGGGTCAGAAAGTAGCCGGCATCGTCCTTCCGGATGGATCGGTTGAAGTGATCGATGATGCTCTTCTTCTGAAAGGGT harbors:
- the hmcB gene encoding sulfate respiration complex iron-sulfur protein HmcB, producing MSVSRRRFLTWMGGASFATAVGRKAHAGTNKEFKGYPDSMGVLHDTTLCVGCRRCEEACNKVNDLPAPDVSFRDESVLNQERRTTAKAYTVVNKYADPDRPGGVTFRKLQCNHCKEPACASACFVKAFKKTPEGAVVYDASVCVGCRYCMVACPFNIPAYEYEKVLDPRVMKCTMCHPRILEGKIPGCVEVCPVEALTFGKREDLIRIARDRIRKYPEKYVDHIYGEYEMGGTNWLYITGTPYEEIGMREDLGTTSAPELTAGALGAVPIVVGLWPVLLTGIWAMTQRKEKISAEEKKEAVAQAVAKTEAEAEEAMAAAMEKARKDQDAAVKKEVKKALEEAKKAKEEGTDKKEEDV
- the hmcC gene encoding sulfate respiration complex protein HmcC yields the protein MSEQNVVAKKSFFPTDRSLYTPFNVVCGVILLVGLLLTVMRFTGGLAAVTNLDDNYPWGLWIGFDLMAGVALAAGGYTTSAACYIFGIKRFHSAVRPAILTGFLGYALVVVSLNYDVGRPWRLPYPFVVQRGTTSLLFEVAACVALYLTVLFLEYSPAALEWLGFKKLRNTLVRITMVLTIFGVVLSTLHQSSLGALFLIAPSKLHPFWYSTYIPVYFFISSIIAGLSMVIFEGTLSHKYFHDKMDATYRSEHDGLVLGFAKGASFVMAGYVIIKIIGIAVENQWHLLATPYGLWFLVELIGFVALPCYLYAVGARDKNLKLIQRTSIIAVLGIILNRLNVCIIAFNWYLPWSQKYIPHWGEVGLTIFMLTVGVLVFRFIVTRQPIFYEHPEYQAHHAEDLDVHHKAQH
- the hmcD gene encoding sulfate respiration complex protein HmcD; this encodes MDGIFYTLQDFMTHTKGVTYIIMVLALISITAFWRFLTDRDDD
- the hmcE gene encoding sulfate respiration complex protein HmcE — encoded protein: MEMDIYKLVTGPVAWLAFGIFFIGVIVRAALYIKGLDWQMDRVAYTAHRKHGIRGAIRSIAAWLVPFGTHSWRFYPFFTIVFFTFHIGLLVVPIFLQGHSILLKERFGFGLPTISDFSADMLTIGVMTAAVFLVLRRLALPEVRIITTWYDYLVLAIAVAPFLTGFLAAHRIGNYNFWLISHIITGEIMLVAIPFTKLSHFVLFFMSRMQIGMDFGIKRGGMKSKGMAW
- the hmcF gene encoding sulfate respiration complex iron-sulfur protein HmcF; this encodes MALGKLCNREPVNTLEQLQELLNDKGGKQYYEEMSDLDVDQALLWNTIQKTIKAKSRIKTWLEICAHCGMCADSCFLYLANNKDPEQVPSYKIQSTLGEIVKRKGKVDNAFMQKVMDTAWSKCTCCNRCGLYCPFGIDMGVMFSYLRGLCFQQGFIPWEMKIGSGMHRVFRAQMDVTTEDWVETCEWMAEEWEEDWPGLEIPVDKENADILYTVNAREPKHYPEDLAEAAVLFHLAGENWTVPSEGWEETSLAMFAGDWEGCKLQVQSVYDAMKRLNPKRMVVTECGHAYRATVIEGPYWAGLKDGQTPIPSLHYVEWVAEALRTGKLKIDPAKRIKEPVTYQDSCNYIRNAGLADCAREIMSYIAEDFREMTPNREHNFCCGGGGGFNGIGRYRKERNIGLKVKCDQILATGAKLVISPCHNCWDAIRDLEEVFEVGIRWSFLKPLLLKMVIVPDHLKPSEEE
- a CDS encoding universal stress protein → MFKKILFATTATPACDNAAHVAFDLARKYQSELTVLHVFGRPSRGFSATVTDSRSGEEDYVDADYVEWVKDEMKTYYAEQSKASGVEPTMLPVVGIPHTEILRYLRKSDVDLLIMGAHSRQEDPGATRYRSVVGSTMQRVAKAARCPVLIVSRPCTTCLWYFSNIIFGTDFTKASDSAFKFAFKLCKEIGAKLYMFHALDLSSVQSGTVLEQSEIEAMIKAAQRKMELKYVSQMGDYDNYEIEIWEGIPYVEILKYAREKNGDLIVMAHHTREIDPEQALLGSTVEQVVLRASCPVASVNRPDKVSD